A single window of Pyrus communis chromosome 10, drPyrComm1.1, whole genome shotgun sequence DNA harbors:
- the LOC137746894 gene encoding LOW QUALITY PROTEIN: early nodulin-like protein 15 (The sequence of the model RefSeq protein was modified relative to this genomic sequence to represent the inferred CDS: inserted 1 base in 1 codon; substituted 1 base at 1 genomic stop codon) produces MVKIMNVSNVLVLVLAVITTSLFGAEAGEYTVGDELGWTIPPGGXATYEAWAAKHSLSVTDFINFEFXVGEQDLALVTKEDYDACNTDNPLVLFQEGGWFQFRQSDTYYLTCTFAGHCIKGQKIALYIAPAFSPSPSPSSCPSEKTATQRANAVKFVSKKE; encoded by the exons ATGGTTAAAATCATGAATGTGAGTAATGTGTTGGTCCTTGTTCTAGCTGTGATTACAACATCACTTTTTGGAGCAGAAGCTGGAGAATATACAGTGGGAGACGAGTTGGGTTGGACTATTCCTCCTGGTG CTGCTACGTACGAAGCATGGGCTGCTAAGCATAGCTTGTCCGTTACTGATTTTATAA ACTTTGAATTCTAAGTTGGAGAACAAGACTTGGCTTTAGTAACCAAGGAGGACTACGACGCCTGCAACACGGACAACCCCTTAGTTTTATTCCAAGAAGGCGGATGGTTTCAGTTTCGTCAGTCGGACACATATTATTTGACCTGCACCTTCGCCGGCCACTGCATCAAAGGTCAAAAGATTGCTCTGTATATTGCTCCCGCTTTTTCTCCTTCTCCAAGTCCATCTTCATGTCCAAGTGAAAAAACTGCTACTCAACGTGCTAATGCGGTCAAATTTGTGTCCAAGAAAGAATAA